DNA from Helicoverpa zea isolate HzStark_Cry1AcR chromosome 5, ilHelZeax1.1, whole genome shotgun sequence:
ttgtacagcaaactaccgtatggaccaaaatcaccaaaatagcagaccaatcgcacaccaatcaaatgtcaatcgaatacgattggtcttttaatGGTAGCAGAGtacccgatatggttaaaactgctattgctatcatattgcgattcgatttctattcgattttgacattattaacttaggagaatcgggcccctgaacttCAGGTGTCTAGATGACCGAAGTCTGGTAgaccaacacaacgtgcagtcgctcagaatATTTACAGATGGCAGCAAGCTCCAGGGTAAAGTCGGTGCTGCGCTGTCCATGTGGGACGACCAGACCGAACTGCGGAGCCGAAAACTGAGCTTGTcagcgtactgcacagtctaccaggctgaactcctggccatatgcAGGGCCACTAGTGAGGCCCTGACCGGCGGAACGGAGAGGTGCGGCATATACAGCGGCTCTTGTGTATTGTGCATCAAATTTTAAATCTTaatgcgttggaatagagttcattttcgtaaatattttgatagctAACAGTCCTGTTTGGGTATTAAGTTTATAAGCATCCTTGCACAAAATAAAAGTCACGGAAACTCTACAATACAagctatttattataattattttatttatttatatatttatatacacaACGATCCCGGTAACGCCGAACGAACCGGGGCCGAACAGGCCGATACAGTCGGGCGGACCGGGCcaggcgggcgcggcgccgtCCGGGCTGAGGGCGCGGGCCGCGCGGCGGGCCCCGGCCGGGCCCCGGGCGCCGTGCGGGCCCCGGGCGCCGGGCGGGCCGCGGGCCCCGGCGCcgaccgcgccgcgccgcccgcagcGCGCGTCAGAGCGCCGCCAGCGCGCGCGCGGGCGCCGCGTGCACGGGCACCGCGTGCAGGGGCCCGGGCGCCGCGTGCACGGGCACCGCGTGCAGGGGCCCGGGCGCCAGGTGCGGCGGCGGCTCGGGCTCGTCCAGGTCGAGCGCGGCGTCGATCATGGTGGTGTCGTGCAGCAGGCGCAGGCGCGAGGCGCTGAGgccggcgggcgcgggcgcgggcggcgcgctgaGCGCGAAGGGCGCGGGcgagcgcgggcggcggcgcggctcgGGCGTGGCCTGCAGCGGCACGGGGTCCAGGTCCAGCGAGCGGTTCATGTAGCCGCCCTCGAACAGGTTGGTGTAGCTGCCCGCGAgcggcgcgggcggggcggcgggcgcgggcggcgcggcggcgggcgcggacAGCGCGCGCACGAAGCTCGGCGGCAACTCGTCCTTCACGTCGACGGTGAAGACGCCGCGCCTGCAAGCAGAGGACAGTGAGCGGCGAGGCgggcggggcggggcggggcggggcggggcgcggggcgacACGTACCGGTCGATGAGGCTGGGCGCGAGCGGGCCGCACAGCACGTGCCAGCAGTTGGCGCAGGCGTTGCCGCGCGAGTACGGGTTCGGATTAGACACGCCACGGCGTGTGGAAAAAGAACCCTTGATCTGAAACACAcgaataacatataggtacattttcatatgctcctgctccatctgcgtcttaacgcgtaaaattttggcgttacACAGATGTGGCCAACtttttaatggcattttatacaaatgtcattattaatagcattaagcgttaagcgataactcgagTGTCGGTTTAATTGTAGCCAACGCGCGTTTTTAATGccctaagtaacgtgtagttggccattgacattaacgttaacgctaacgcagatggagcagtagcaataacctaaataaatatacattattttacgcccgcggtttcacctgcgtcccgggAGAACTACCTCCCGCTTAtgtataaaaagaagcctatacattattttgatataagTAAAGTATCCGCTAGTATACATATAAGACTATGGTTTGGGataggatatttttattattgaagtgttaatgtatatttttacaaagcTAGAGAttataaattcattattattttaatcacatttttaaataaaaattccaagTAAAATCGAATGCCAAATTAAGACATCCAAAAAAAACATCGTGCAAGCACGtcgaacaaaaagaaaaataattaaattaaaacctattttctttacatacatatacctacctacccacTATTGATAAGTTTTAATTGGTAGTTTTGGCTTGAAAGAGTAAAAAGTAGGTAGATAAATACAATAATGTAGGATGTAGTAATGTTTGAAATGACTCACGTCCTCGTTGGTGGTCTGGTCGGTGGAGGCGAGGTAGGTGTGGAAGCCGGCCAGCCCCAGCACCGACCACACGGACAGGAAGCACACGGCCGCCACCACGGCCGAGGCGGGCGTGGCGCGTAGTGCCGCCGCCagccccgcgccgcgcgccaGCAGCGCCACGTGCGTCACCGCGCACGCGAACACGAACACCGCCAGGAACGACAGCGACACCACGAACGTGTAGAAGTAGCGGTAGTTGCGCTTGCCCACGCAGTTGCCCACCCACGGGCAGTGGTGGTCGAAGCGGTCCACGCAGTTGTCGCACAGCGAGCAGTGcgaggcgcgcggcggccgGAACATCTTGCACGTGAAGCAGTACTTGAGCTTGACGGGGCGGCCGCGCACCAGCACCTCgcgcgcgcgcggcggcggccgGCCCGCCTCCGCCGCCTCCAGCGCCGCCGCCTCGGCCGGCGCGGCGCGCGGGATGATGCCGGGGTCCGACAGCGCCGTGCGCAGCAGCGCCGCCAGCGTCAGCGCGCacagcgccgcgcccgccgccggcaCCGCGGCCGACACGCGCGCCGCCAGGAACGGGCAGTCGAAGGCGAAGTGCAGCGCGCACGTGCCGCAGATGAGCGCCAGCGTGAGCGCGAACACGCCGGGGTGCGGCGCCGTCATCAGGCGCCCGTCGCACCAGAACCGGTTGCGGCCCGCGAACACCTCCCACTTGCGCGTCACGCGGCGCGAGGCCATCGCCGCAtcaccgcgccgcccgccgccgcccgctCGACGCTCTCTGCTCGCGCACTGCTGCCTGCTGACAGAACTTCATCATCACTATGTAGTTTGAGTAGTACGAAGTCGCTTCCCGCTGTCTGTGCATATCCTAATGCAGATTGCAAGCAATACCTGCTAGACTATCCAGTAACGTACTGCCAATATTTCTCAAACATTTCCGTTATGTATGGCCATATATGGAGCTATACCGAAAATTTGTGTGGGCTGTTCAACAGCCTGCATCAGCATATTTTTGTATTAGCCAGGCAATTATTTCACATACGTATtttccatccatcctccgagccttttcccaatcatgttgggatagtgctttacaagaagcgactgcctatctgaccttctcatcccagttacccgggcacatacgtatttttaataaaatacatacgtattttattgatgtataattAATAGTTTTTCTCTTCTTAACTATACATGTATAAACTTCCTCTTGAACCAATCTATACGTAATAAGACCTGCATCAAAATTCGTTGCTTATTTTTAAAGAGTAAAGCAAACATATggacacagacagacagacagacagacagacagacagacagcagGAAGcaagtttgttttataataaaacgtcTACGGCTGGTTACA
Protein-coding regions in this window:
- the LOC124630281 gene encoding palmitoyltransferase ZDHHC18-like, whose product is MASRRVTRKWEVFAGRNRFWCDGRLMTAPHPGVFALTLALICGTCALHFAFDCPFLAARVSAAVPAAGAALCALTLAALLRTALSDPGIIPRAAPAEAAALEAAEAGRPPPRAREVLVRGRPVKLKYCFTCKMFRPPRASHCSLCDNCVDRFDHHCPWVGNCVGKRNYRYFYTFVVSLSFLAVFVFACAVTHVALLARGAGLAAALRATPASAVVAAVCFLSVWSVLGLAGFHTYLASTDQTTNEDIKGSFSTRRGVSNPNPYSRGNACANCWHVLCGPLAPSLIDRRGVFTVDVKDELPPSFVRALSAPAAAPPAPAAPPAPLAGSYTNLFEGGYMNRSLDLDPVPLQATPEPRRRPRSPAPFALSAPPAPAPAGLSASRLRLLHDTTMIDAALDLDEPEPPPHLAPGPLHAVPVHAAPGPLHAVPVHAAPARALAAL